The following coding sequences are from one Paenibacillus sp. FSL R5-0912 window:
- a CDS encoding X2-like carbohydrate binding domain-containing protein, with product MRKRIRRMGMVVLLAAMPGSLFTVSPAVTHAAASEAYNWNSVVTGAGGGFVPGIIFNQTEPNLIYARTDIGGAYRWNQASGSWTSISDSVGWVDWNKNGVDALATDPVNPDKVYMATGTYTNSWDGNGQIMRSSDRGNTWQTTPLPFKVGGNMPGRSAGERLVIDPNKNSILFFGARSGNGLWKSADSGVTWSKVSAFPNVGTYIQNPTLDYGNDLVGLSWITFDKSTGTSGNATQTIYVGVADTASSVYRSTDGGATWSALPGQPVGYLPHHGVLSSTGDLYITYSNGVGPYDGSKGEVWKWNTTSGVWTNISPSTGTDNWYGFGGLAVDAQDPDTVMVSSLNAWWPDEVIFRSKDGGASWSRIWDWGFYPERSYKFAMDITAAPWLNHGITDSTSLDPSPKLGWMMGDLEIDPFNSNRMMYGTGATIYGSNNVGAWDTGGKVNISVMAKGVEETAVLGLISPPAGAHLITALGDVSGFRYDDVTAAPVKFQTSPSWATTTGIDYAELSPAYVVRVGGADKEKTPSMKSIGISNDGGINWYMPNGEPSNGTKTTAGQGQVAVSASGNSILWSTSDIGVYYSKTTGNTWTASAGVPAGAKIASDRVNANKFYAFYAGTFYVSTDGGASFTATGATGFPTNNVGDLQPNQAQISLKAMPGIEGDIWFAGGNTVENKYGIWHSVNSGASFTKLANVDEADLIGFGKAAPGQSYMALYTVAQIDGVRGVFRSDNAGASWVRINDNAHQYAKINMAITGDPRIYGRVYLGTNGRGTLYADPVNPPAAGSTITPVSASFDKKTANQADIAVTMTLNGNTLSSIKNGASTLTAGTDYTVSGSAVTISKAYLAAQAVGTTTLSFNFSAGAAQTLAVAVVDTTAPASNSAITPVSASFDKKTANQADIAVTMTLNGNTLSSIKNGASMLTAGTDYTVSGSAVTISKAYLAAQAVGTTTLSFNFSAGAAQNLAVAVVDTTTPASNSAITPVSASFDKKTANQADIAVTMTLNGNTLSSIKNGASMLTAGTDYTVSGSAVTISKAYLAAQAVGTTTLSFNFSAGAAQTLAVAVVDTTAPAAGGLKVQMYNSGTAAAANTLSPKIKLMNTGTAAVSLADVKLRYFYTIDGEQTQSFFCDWSQVGSANVTGTFVKLPVAKTGADYYLELGFTSAAGSLAAGESIDIQLRASKSDWSNYTQTGDYSFNAAGTAYTDWANIPAYISGSLVWGNEPS from the coding sequence ATTCGAAAACGTATCCGAAGAATGGGAATGGTTGTCCTGCTGGCGGCAATGCCCGGCTCCTTGTTTACCGTTTCTCCCGCAGTAACTCATGCCGCAGCAAGTGAAGCCTACAACTGGAACAGCGTGGTTACCGGTGCAGGCGGAGGGTTTGTTCCGGGCATTATTTTTAACCAGACTGAGCCGAACCTGATCTATGCACGGACGGATATCGGCGGTGCCTACCGCTGGAATCAGGCATCCGGCAGCTGGACATCGATCAGTGATTCTGTCGGCTGGGTGGACTGGAACAAGAATGGCGTAGACGCGCTGGCTACCGATCCGGTGAATCCGGACAAGGTGTATATGGCTACCGGTACTTATACGAACTCATGGGACGGAAATGGACAAATCATGCGCTCCAGCGACCGGGGGAATACGTGGCAGACAACGCCGCTGCCGTTCAAGGTTGGCGGTAATATGCCTGGACGTTCGGCCGGGGAACGGCTTGTGATTGACCCCAATAAGAACAGCATCCTGTTCTTCGGGGCGCGGAGCGGGAACGGCCTGTGGAAGAGCGCCGACTCCGGGGTCACCTGGTCCAAGGTCAGCGCCTTCCCTAATGTGGGGACGTATATTCAGAATCCGACGCTTGATTACGGCAATGACCTGGTGGGGTTATCCTGGATTACTTTTGATAAAAGCACAGGCACCTCCGGGAATGCCACCCAGACGATTTATGTGGGAGTAGCGGATACGGCAAGCAGTGTCTACCGCAGCACGGACGGGGGAGCAACCTGGTCTGCTCTGCCTGGTCAGCCGGTAGGTTATCTGCCGCATCATGGTGTGCTGTCATCTACTGGCGATCTGTACATTACGTACAGTAACGGTGTGGGGCCGTATGACGGAAGCAAAGGTGAGGTCTGGAAATGGAACACAACAAGCGGGGTCTGGACCAATATCAGCCCCTCCACAGGAACGGATAACTGGTACGGGTTCGGCGGTCTCGCTGTGGATGCTCAAGACCCTGACACGGTTATGGTCTCCAGTCTGAATGCGTGGTGGCCGGATGAAGTGATCTTCCGCAGCAAGGACGGCGGTGCATCCTGGAGCCGGATTTGGGATTGGGGATTTTACCCGGAGCGGAGCTATAAATTTGCCATGGATATTACCGCTGCGCCATGGCTGAATCATGGCATTACCGACTCTACCTCACTCGACCCCTCGCCGAAGCTGGGCTGGATGATGGGGGATCTGGAGATTGATCCGTTCAACTCCAACCGGATGATGTACGGTACGGGTGCGACCATCTATGGTTCAAATAATGTAGGCGCTTGGGATACCGGCGGGAAAGTCAATATTTCCGTGATGGCGAAGGGAGTAGAAGAGACTGCAGTGCTGGGGCTGATCAGCCCTCCAGCAGGAGCGCACCTGATCACCGCACTCGGGGATGTGTCCGGCTTCCGGTATGATGATGTCACTGCAGCACCGGTGAAGTTCCAGACAAGTCCCTCCTGGGCAACCACAACCGGCATCGATTATGCTGAGTTAAGTCCAGCCTATGTAGTACGTGTTGGCGGTGCGGATAAGGAGAAGACACCAAGCATGAAGTCGATTGGAATCTCCAATGATGGGGGTATCAATTGGTATATGCCAAATGGCGAGCCTTCGAACGGAACCAAGACTACCGCAGGACAGGGACAGGTGGCAGTATCGGCGAGCGGAAACTCCATCCTTTGGAGCACCTCGGATATTGGAGTATATTATTCGAAGACTACCGGCAACACTTGGACCGCAAGCGCAGGGGTTCCGGCGGGAGCCAAAATCGCTTCGGACAGAGTGAATGCGAATAAATTCTATGCCTTCTATGCGGGAACCTTCTATGTAAGTACAGATGGCGGAGCATCCTTCACGGCTACGGGGGCAACAGGCTTCCCTACCAATAATGTCGGCGATCTGCAGCCTAATCAGGCCCAGATCAGTCTGAAAGCCATGCCGGGCATTGAAGGCGATATCTGGTTCGCCGGCGGCAATACGGTTGAGAACAAATATGGCATATGGCACTCTGTCAATTCAGGTGCAAGCTTCACCAAGCTGGCCAATGTTGATGAGGCTGACCTCATCGGGTTCGGCAAGGCAGCGCCGGGCCAGAGCTACATGGCACTCTATACAGTAGCTCAGATCGACGGTGTGAGAGGGGTCTTCCGCTCCGATAATGCCGGGGCGAGCTGGGTACGGATCAATGACAATGCCCATCAGTATGCCAAAATCAACATGGCCATCACCGGAGATCCGCGCATCTACGGACGCGTATATCTGGGCACCAATGGCCGGGGCACCTTATACGCCGATCCGGTGAATCCTCCGGCGGCAGGCTCAACGATCACGCCGGTCAGCGCCAGCTTCGACAAGAAGACGGCGAATCAGGCGGATATCGCCGTGACGATGACGCTAAACGGGAACACGTTAAGCAGCATTAAGAACGGTGCGTCAACGTTGACCGCCGGAACGGATTACACTGTGAGCGGCTCGGCAGTCACGATCAGCAAGGCATATCTGGCAGCGCAGGCGGTGGGTACGACAACGCTTAGCTTCAATTTCAGCGCCGGAGCGGCGCAGACCTTGGCTGTTGCAGTTGTGGACACAACGGCACCGGCCAGTAATTCTGCGATCACGCCGGTCAGCGCCAGCTTCGACAAGAAGACGGCGAATCAGGCGGATATCGCCGTGACGATGACGCTGAACGGGAACACGTTAAGCAGCATTAAGAACGGTGCGTCAATGTTGACCGCCGGAACGGATTACACTGTGAGCGGCTCGGCAGTTACGATCAGCAAGGCGTATCTGGCAGCGCAGGCGGTGGGTACGACAACGCTGAGCTTCAATTTCAGCGCCGGAGCGGCGCAGAACTTGGCTGTTGCAGTTGTGGATACAACAACGCCGGCCAGCAATTCTGCGATCACGCCGGTCAGCGCCAGCTTCGACAAGAAGACGGCGAATCAGGCGGATATCGCCGTGACGATGACGCTGAACGGGAACACGTTAAGCAGCATTAAGAACGGTGCGTCAATGTTGACCGCCGGAACGGATTACACTGTGAGCGGCTCGGCAGTTACGATCAGCAAGGCGTATCTGGCAGCGCAGGCGGTGGGTACGACAACGCTGAGCTTCAATTTCAGCGCCGGAGCGGCGCAGACCTTGGCTGTTGCAGTAGTGGACACAACAGCACCGGCCGCTGGCGGCCTTAAAGTTCAGATGTACAACAGCGGCACAGCGGCTGCGGCCAATACGCTGAGCCCGAAGATTAAGCTGATGAATACCGGCACGGCTGCAGTTTCACTGGCCGATGTAAAGCTCAGATACTTCTACACTATTGACGGTGAGCAGACCCAGAGCTTCTTCTGCGACTGGTCGCAGGTGGGAAGCGCAAATGTGACCGGGACGTTTGTGAAGCTTCCGGTTGCCAAGACCGGGGCCGATTATTACCTGGAGCTTGGATTTACAAGTGCTGCAGGCTCACTTGCGGCCGGGGAGAGCATAGACATTCAACTGCGGGCGTCCAAGTCGGATTGGAGCAATTACACCCAGACCGGAGATTATTCCTTTAATGCAGCGGGCACAGCTTATACCGATTGGGCCAATATTCCAGCCTATATCTCCGGCAGCCTGGTATGGGGAAATGAACCTTCTTGA
- a CDS encoding SDR family NAD(P)-dependent oxidoreductase — MDLRGKTAIVTGGGTGIGRATCLELAGQGVKVAVNYSRSEAEARETVDMIIAQGGQAIAVQADVSADAEVRAMVEQVVQTYDTVNLLVNNASITQHIPMDDLEAVTSEVWDELYGVNVKGMFFCARAAAPYMKSSGHGAIVNLGSIAGNTGAGSSLPYAVSKAAVHGLTRSLAKALAPDIRVNCVAPGAVATRWWAGREAQMHKLAPNLLLQSIAAPEDIARFICSALAQEAMTGQIITVDSGQTL; from the coding sequence ATGGATCTGAGGGGTAAAACCGCAATAGTGACAGGCGGAGGAACAGGTATCGGTCGGGCTACCTGCCTTGAGCTTGCCGGGCAAGGCGTAAAGGTTGCCGTAAATTATTCCCGTTCGGAAGCGGAAGCCCGGGAAACGGTTGACATGATCATAGCGCAGGGTGGGCAGGCCATTGCTGTACAAGCTGATGTGTCCGCAGATGCCGAGGTACGGGCAATGGTAGAACAAGTAGTACAGACCTACGACACTGTAAATCTGCTGGTGAATAATGCCAGCATCACTCAGCATATTCCTATGGATGATCTGGAGGCAGTCACCTCCGAAGTGTGGGATGAATTATACGGCGTGAATGTCAAAGGTATGTTCTTCTGTGCCCGGGCAGCCGCCCCGTATATGAAAAGCAGCGGGCATGGGGCCATCGTCAACCTCGGAAGTATTGCCGGAAATACGGGTGCCGGTTCATCACTTCCTTATGCCGTGTCCAAAGCGGCTGTTCACGGACTGACCCGGTCACTGGCCAAGGCTCTCGCCCCTGACATAAGGGTCAACTGCGTTGCCCCAGGAGCCGTAGCGACGCGGTGGTGGGCAGGCCGGGAAGCGCAGATGCATAAGCTCGCACCGAACCTGCTGCTGCAGAGCATTGCCGCGCCGGAAGATATCGCACGTTTCATCTGCTCCGCGCTCGCTCAGGAAGCCATGACCGGGCAGATCATAACAGTCGACAGCGGACAGACTTTATAG
- a CDS encoding LysR family transcriptional regulator: MDFKTLKTFQAIVRTGSFNRAAEELSYAQSTVTMQIQKLEAQLGVQLLERGKQQVILTEAGRLFHEQSLQIVKDMERLQSSLADLQSGGAGSVRIGATDPTASYRLPQLLRIFMEQFPRIVLSVEIAGTAALSGRLLRGELDMILCSAPQLGTELYFEPLFTEEFVLLLPEGHPLETEKEITADLLRGHRLLITAADCPYRKKLESILQEAAGPPLNTMEIGSMSSLKFYVENGIGMAFVPEITIQTLPSGTVVRRLSGPAVDMSCGIACRIADYPLRGASLQVYQFLKRELWIPVHM, translated from the coding sequence ATGGATTTCAAAACTTTAAAAACCTTTCAGGCCATTGTAAGAACAGGAAGCTTTAACCGTGCAGCCGAAGAGCTTAGCTACGCCCAGTCTACGGTAACAATGCAGATCCAGAAGCTTGAGGCTCAGCTGGGCGTTCAGCTGCTGGAGCGCGGCAAACAGCAGGTGATCCTGACGGAGGCCGGGAGGCTGTTCCATGAGCAGAGCCTGCAGATTGTGAAAGACATGGAGCGGCTGCAGAGCAGTCTGGCTGATCTGCAGTCGGGCGGAGCTGGGAGCGTCCGGATCGGTGCAACCGATCCGACTGCGAGTTACCGGCTGCCGCAGCTTTTGCGCATATTCATGGAACAGTTTCCCCGGATCGTACTTTCAGTAGAGATTGCTGGAACAGCGGCTCTCAGCGGGCGGCTGCTTCGGGGAGAACTCGACATGATCCTGTGTTCAGCCCCGCAGCTTGGGACGGAGCTGTATTTCGAGCCGCTTTTCACCGAGGAGTTCGTGCTGCTGCTGCCTGAAGGTCATCCTCTGGAGACGGAGAAGGAGATTACTGCGGACCTGCTTCGCGGACACCGTCTGCTCATTACGGCTGCGGATTGTCCTTACCGTAAGAAGCTGGAGAGTATTTTGCAGGAAGCAGCCGGTCCCCCGCTGAACACCATGGAAATCGGCAGTATGTCCTCCTTGAAATTCTATGTGGAGAACGGTATTGGGATGGCTTTTGTGCCTGAGATTACAATACAGACTCTTCCGTCTGGTACAGTGGTCAGGAGACTGTCAGGGCCGGCAGTTGATATGAGCTGCGGAATCGCCTGCAGAATAGCTGATTACCCGCTGAGAGGGGCGAGCTTACAAGTCTATCAGTTTTTGAAGCGGGAACTGTGGATACCTGTGCATATGTAG
- a CDS encoding sigma-70 family RNA polymerase sigma factor produces the protein MTEGELHGCLQRLKEGDKDAFTALHDSIRHQVYGTVCLLVDRQGDVADVVNEIYIELFRSLPQYDRNRPFGAWLNGMIVRQCSNWSRRSWRRLRIQIRSRENASELLLPGADTPLLEQEQRGELLQLVAGLPPKLRSVVVLRYYGECSFDEIASALEIPLGTAKSRHHKAMRKLRQQAVFTEEDEMKGDYTCLSKVN, from the coding sequence ATGACTGAGGGAGAGCTGCATGGCTGTCTGCAAAGGCTGAAAGAAGGAGACAAGGATGCTTTCACTGCGCTGCATGACAGCATCAGGCACCAGGTGTACGGGACAGTCTGTCTGCTTGTTGACCGGCAGGGCGATGTGGCAGATGTAGTGAATGAAATCTACATTGAATTGTTCCGTAGTCTGCCGCAGTATGACAGGAATCGGCCCTTTGGGGCATGGCTGAACGGAATGATTGTACGGCAATGCAGCAACTGGAGCCGGAGAAGCTGGCGCAGGCTGCGCATCCAGATCCGCAGCAGGGAGAATGCATCAGAGTTGTTGCTGCCGGGGGCGGATACACCGCTCCTTGAGCAGGAACAGCGGGGAGAGCTGCTTCAGCTGGTGGCAGGGCTTCCCCCTAAACTGCGCAGTGTTGTTGTCCTTCGCTACTATGGGGAATGCAGTTTTGACGAGATTGCCTCTGCCCTGGAGATACCGTTGGGTACCGCTAAATCCAGGCATCACAAGGCAATGCGCAAGCTGCGGCAGCAAGCCGTATTCACAGAGGAAGATGAGATGAAGGGGGACTATACATGCCTGTCGAAAGTCAATTGA